The genomic window GACTTGGGTCAGTGCCGATCAATTGAGTGCCATAACGGGTTTGCAGCATATCCGCGAAGGCTGTAAAGCCATTGCCGACCGCATACCAACTGTCGCCTGGCAGAGAAGGCGTGGTATCCGGATCATAAAGGCCGGGGGCAATCACAGTTTGCCAGCCATCGTGATTACGTTGATAGGCCGCGAAATACACCTGATTCATTCGTGCATCCATGCAGGTGATCACTTTCTCACCGCCACAATCCTGTGCCAGTGCCATCAGGCTATTGATGCCAACGACAGGTAAGTGATGAGCAAACGCCAAGCCCTGAATCAGGCCGCAGCCAATGCGAAGGCCCGTGAATGAACCCGGGCCATTACAGAAGGCCAAGCCATCGAGGTTGGCCA from Chitinivorax sp. B includes these protein-coding regions:
- the tsaB gene encoding tRNA (adenosine(37)-N6)-threonylcarbamoyltransferase complex dimerization subunit type 1 TsaB translates to MKLLALDTSTEHLSVACWRDGVVTSRECHAGQKHSELTLPMVRAVLDESGLDLANLDGLAFCNGPGSFTGLRIGCGLIQGLAFAHHLPVVGINSLMALAQDCGGEKVITCMDARMNQVYFAAYQRNHDGWQTVIAPGLYDPDTTPSLPGDSWYAVGNGFTAFADMLQTRYGTQLIGTDPSRYPLATAIAPLAARALAAGQGQPAHEATLLYLRDKVALTVHEQPRK